One genomic segment of Schlesneria paludicola DSM 18645 includes these proteins:
- a CDS encoding tetratricopeptide repeat protein — MGRITCSVWIGMTMCLVGCNSMSTFGEFKSKSQPTATSRVGSPEFSSSKKLKDPVKMHLAYAGWHEQSGNYQEARKSYLKVLQKSPKDVEAMLGLARVDRAFDRQEEADRQLQKTFKLHPKDPRVLVAMGQVHASRQEWPEALEKMQAAHKLDPYEKMYEYHLAVVEAQAGEITAAMEHFTRSVGQAEAHYNVGFILNEQGNTSEAEFHLMKALKLKPDLKQAEQTLAALRTHNHDPVQPVSYNKKAQARPSFNE; from the coding sequence ATGGGACGCATCACTTGTTCCGTCTGGATCGGCATGACGATGTGCCTGGTCGGTTGCAATTCGATGAGCACGTTCGGGGAATTCAAGTCGAAGTCGCAACCGACGGCGACGTCACGCGTCGGGTCTCCCGAATTCTCGTCCTCAAAGAAGCTCAAAGACCCGGTGAAGATGCACCTGGCCTATGCAGGTTGGCACGAGCAGTCTGGGAACTATCAGGAAGCCCGGAAGTCGTACCTGAAAGTGCTGCAAAAGAGCCCTAAAGACGTGGAAGCGATGCTCGGCCTGGCACGCGTTGATCGCGCCTTCGATCGACAGGAAGAGGCAGATCGGCAATTGCAGAAGACGTTTAAGCTGCATCCGAAAGATCCACGGGTCCTGGTCGCCATGGGCCAAGTCCATGCTTCCCGTCAGGAATGGCCGGAAGCACTCGAGAAGATGCAGGCCGCGCATAAACTCGATCCGTACGAAAAGATGTATGAATACCATCTGGCTGTGGTAGAAGCCCAAGCCGGAGAAATCACCGCCGCGATGGAACACTTCACCCGATCGGTGGGCCAGGCGGAAGCCCACTACAATGTGGGCTTCATCCTGAACGAACAGGGGAACACGAGCGAGGCCGAGTTTCATCTGATGAAGGCGCTGAAACTGAAGCCAGATCTCAAGCAAGCCGAACAAACGCTGGCGGCACTTCGCACACACAACCACGACCCGGTGCAGCCCGTTTCTTACAACAAGAAGGCACAGGCGCGCCCTAGCTTCAACGAGTGA
- a CDS encoding fumarylacetoacetate hydrolase family protein: MRLAKLRLADGSMRVAIVEDDGRLRLLDLLQVDIARSLMDVLHAPDPIGLARFLIDRDAPLLDARQVTILAPIDRQEVWAAGVTYKRSQVARMEESETGASHYDRVYTAPRPEIFFKATPNRVSGPGEPLRVRADSGWSVPEPELALVISPAGRLVGFTVGNDMSARDIEGENPLYLPQAKVYNGCCGLGPFVLIPEQPLDRTATKIRLTIEREGKTAFTGETDLGQMKREFQELIDWLTRENDLVTGAFLLTGTGIVPPDNFTLLNNDAVSIEITGIGTLSNPIVKAG; this comes from the coding sequence ATGCGTCTCGCAAAGCTTCGATTGGCCGATGGTTCGATGCGCGTGGCGATTGTCGAAGATGATGGACGCCTGCGTCTGCTGGACCTGCTGCAAGTCGATATCGCCCGCAGTCTGATGGACGTGTTGCACGCACCAGATCCGATTGGGCTGGCGCGATTTCTGATCGATCGCGATGCCCCGTTGCTCGATGCGCGTCAAGTGACGATTCTGGCTCCGATCGATCGGCAAGAGGTCTGGGCGGCGGGTGTCACATACAAACGCAGTCAGGTGGCTCGGATGGAAGAGTCTGAAACCGGGGCGTCTCATTACGACCGTGTCTATACGGCGCCGCGTCCCGAGATCTTCTTTAAGGCGACCCCCAATCGCGTCTCCGGCCCCGGCGAACCGTTGCGTGTCCGCGCCGACAGCGGTTGGAGCGTGCCTGAACCGGAACTGGCACTTGTGATCTCGCCCGCCGGACGATTGGTCGGGTTCACCGTCGGAAATGACATGTCAGCCCGCGATATCGAAGGCGAAAATCCACTCTATCTGCCCCAAGCCAAGGTCTATAATGGCTGCTGTGGACTTGGGCCCTTCGTCCTGATCCCCGAACAACCACTTGATCGTACGGCAACGAAAATCCGGCTGACGATCGAGCGTGAAGGGAAGACGGCCTTCACCGGCGAAACGGACCTGGGCCAGATGAAACGCGAATTTCAAGAACTGATTGACTGGCTGACGCGTGAGAATGATCTGGTCACCGGGGCGTTCCTGCTGACCGGCACGGGAATCGTCCCGCCGGACAATTTCACCTTATTGAACAATGATGCCGTGAGCATCGAAATCACGGGCATTGGGACCTTGTCGAATCCTATCGTCAAGGCGGGATAG
- a CDS encoding peptidylprolyl isomerase, whose protein sequence is MTANRRAEVDKALADVDFSKNTYQVEFDTTAGKILLDVFPDVAPGHAKNLIGLTKIGFYDGIIFHRVISGFVIQVGCPQGTGTGGPGYRIPAEFNKTPHDAGVLSMARTSDPNSAGSQFFICLSRAGTASLDNQYTVFGKTADKDSLDVVLKIGAVETGSGDRPKKEVKITKGRVIATPKK, encoded by the coding sequence GTGACAGCCAACCGCCGCGCGGAAGTCGATAAAGCCCTTGCCGATGTCGACTTTTCCAAGAATACGTATCAGGTCGAATTCGACACCACCGCCGGCAAGATCCTGCTGGATGTGTTTCCCGATGTCGCACCAGGACATGCCAAGAATCTGATCGGATTGACAAAGATCGGATTCTACGACGGCATCATCTTCCACCGCGTGATTTCCGGCTTCGTGATCCAAGTGGGCTGCCCACAAGGCACCGGAACGGGCGGTCCGGGATATCGAATCCCCGCGGAATTCAACAAGACACCACACGATGCCGGCGTGCTGTCGATGGCCCGTACCAGCGATCCAAACTCGGCCGGTTCACAGTTCTTCATCTGCCTGAGCCGTGCCGGCACCGCCAGTCTGGACAACCAATACACGGTCTTCGGTAAGACGGCAGACAAGGACAGCCTGGACGTCGTCCTGAAGATTGGTGCCGTCGAAACCGGCTCGGGAGATCGCCCGAAGAAGGAAGTGAAGATCACCAAGGGCCGCGTGATCGCTACCCCAAAGAAGTAA